In the Halodesulfovibrio sp. genome, one interval contains:
- a CDS encoding response regulator transcription factor, whose protein sequence is MKNSSHKPVRILIVDHHEIYRIGLRESLSQHSDMSVIGEASNGDEALSQAKHLLPDIILMNINMPVMDGVQTSLEIKKCNLTSKIIILTNNTAGDTIFSAIKSGAMGYLLKDTTATDLAQHIRKVYNGEPAFTPSIALEALSIIASPGEHKHVEPHPLTPREVEILQLVAEGKGNKTIATELTVSEATVSTHMNNILTKLHLTNRVQATLYALRKGLSSLA, encoded by the coding sequence ATGAAAAACAGCTCGCATAAACCGGTTCGCATTCTCATTGTGGATCATCATGAGATTTACCGAATCGGATTACGGGAAAGCCTCTCTCAGCACTCCGATATGAGTGTTATCGGTGAAGCCTCGAACGGAGATGAAGCACTTTCTCAAGCTAAACATTTGCTGCCGGACATTATTCTCATGAACATAAACATGCCTGTGATGGATGGTGTTCAAACAAGCTTGGAAATCAAAAAATGCAACCTCACCAGCAAGATAATTATTTTGACCAACAACACCGCGGGAGATACGATTTTTTCTGCGATTAAATCTGGCGCAATGGGGTACTTGCTAAAAGACACCACTGCTACTGATCTCGCACAGCACATTCGCAAAGTTTACAACGGTGAACCTGCATTCACACCATCTATTGCTCTTGAAGCTCTTTCTATTATCGCCTCACCCGGTGAGCACAAACATGTAGAGCCACACCCGCTTACCCCGAGAGAAGTCGAAATTCTCCAGTTAGTAGCAGAAGGTAAAGGCAATAAAACCATTGCAACCGAACTTACCGTAAGCGAAGCAACGGTAAGCACGCATATGAATAACATTCTCACTAAGCTGCATTTGACCAACAGAGTGCAGGCTACGCTCTATGCTCTGCGCAAAGGTTTATCTTCTCTTGCGTAA
- a CDS encoding outer membrane homotrimeric porin has protein sequence MKRIIVLALAACMVLGAALGASAAEFKASGMLYAGYNYSNADDYKTTGSDLNEFSQRFRSQIDIVTDENLSGTLYFEIDQTWGKGPKNGPTSGGDLGADGVNIETRRAYMTFMVPNTAVKVRAGIQGLSLPGAVSGSPILADDVAAIVASTSFDNVGVTGFFARPYDTAKSETTVDFFGAIVAADFGTVSVSPYFMFANVGDNAAAFGGEDAQWYGVAVEAAPIENLTLAFDGMYGKVTDEDGGFLVAGKAAYATDFAVPAFVVWYGSGNDDDGEGIMPTADGLDFTTTTFVGFGATGTSNDSLFGTALGKWGVSLQASELTFLENVTHTVRLSYIQGTNEDSSDLTVWGDDDRAYEFDFVTVYSAYPNLDFIVDLAYAGTDFDGGAAKSVDNVYKAALGVQYNF, from the coding sequence ATGAAACGTATTATCGTTCTCGCACTTGCTGCATGCATGGTGCTCGGCGCTGCTCTTGGCGCTTCTGCTGCTGAATTTAAAGCATCTGGTATGCTTTATGCTGGTTACAACTACTCTAACGCTGATGACTACAAAACTACTGGTAGCGACCTCAACGAGTTCTCCCAGCGTTTCCGTTCTCAGATTGACATCGTAACTGACGAAAATCTCTCCGGTACTCTTTACTTCGAAATCGACCAGACTTGGGGTAAAGGCCCTAAAAATGGTCCAACTTCCGGTGGCGATCTCGGCGCTGACGGTGTTAACATCGAAACTCGTCGTGCTTACATGACTTTCATGGTTCCTAACACTGCTGTTAAAGTACGTGCTGGTATCCAGGGTCTTTCTCTTCCAGGTGCAGTTTCTGGTTCCCCTATCCTCGCTGACGACGTTGCAGCTATCGTAGCTAGCACTTCTTTCGACAACGTAGGCGTAACTGGCTTCTTCGCACGTCCTTACGACACTGCTAAATCTGAAACTACTGTTGACTTCTTCGGTGCTATCGTTGCAGCTGATTTCGGTACAGTTTCTGTTTCTCCATACTTCATGTTTGCTAACGTTGGCGACAACGCTGCTGCTTTTGGTGGCGAAGATGCACAGTGGTACGGTGTTGCTGTTGAAGCTGCTCCAATCGAAAACCTTACCCTCGCATTCGACGGTATGTACGGTAAAGTTACTGACGAAGACGGTGGCTTCCTCGTAGCTGGTAAAGCTGCTTACGCAACTGACTTCGCTGTTCCTGCATTCGTTGTTTGGTACGGTTCTGGTAACGACGATGACGGCGAAGGCATCATGCCAACCGCTGACGGTCTTGACTTCACTACTACTACTTTCGTTGGTTTCGGTGCTACTGGTACTTCTAACGATTCTCTCTTCGGTACTGCTCTTGGCAAATGGGGCGTATCCCTTCAGGCTTCTGAACTCACTTTCCTCGAGAACGTAACTCACACTGTACGTCTTTCTTACATTCAGGGTACTAACGAAGATTCTTCTGACCTGACTGTATGGGGTGACGACGACCGTGCTTACGAATTTGACTTCGTAACTGTTTACTCTGCATACCCTAACCTCGACTTCATCGTTGACCTCGCTTACGCAGGTACTGATTTCGACGGTGGCGCTGCTAAGAGCGTAGACAACGTTTACAAAGCTGCTCTCGGCGTACAGTACAACTTCTAA
- a CDS encoding SEL1-like repeat protein: MFSSVKKLFTKAPKNSSLEQALAAYNREEYAKAIALFESLARERTPKALYHLGTCYYWGLGTDKNQEKGLRLFIAAAEQGFYEAQMELGYIYRYGHGVTADAKTSVQWYERARATGNPDAIAEVARCYEYGEGIDQNIPRALDLYTIAAEGGNAMAQFALGCFHTKGVDVDYDLATAFYWFKRAAEQHFADAYIHVAACYARGEGVESDLNRAIMWYAKAAKHGDAVAQNNMGYYYTTGIGVVQDEEKATFWYYHAAKQGHAIAQYNLAERYRTGSSVPQNVVEAAYLYLESAKQGDRDAQFRIAMCYKYGEGVEKSIEQFIYWIEEAARQGQRDAIREISAYATPDIPPQEPSQNAKPQTIE; encoded by the coding sequence GTGTTTTCTTCCGTAAAAAAACTATTTACCAAAGCCCCAAAAAACTCTTCTCTCGAACAAGCATTGGCTGCATACAACCGCGAGGAATATGCTAAAGCCATTGCGCTGTTTGAATCGCTGGCACGAGAGAGAACGCCAAAGGCTCTTTATCACCTTGGCACATGTTACTACTGGGGGTTAGGAACAGATAAAAATCAGGAAAAAGGGCTTCGTCTATTCATTGCAGCAGCGGAACAGGGCTTTTACGAAGCACAAATGGAACTTGGGTACATCTACCGCTATGGTCATGGAGTAACAGCAGACGCTAAAACATCCGTACAATGGTATGAAAGAGCACGTGCTACTGGAAACCCAGATGCCATTGCAGAAGTTGCTCGTTGCTATGAATATGGGGAGGGAATTGATCAAAATATTCCCAGAGCACTGGATCTATATACTATAGCAGCTGAAGGCGGTAACGCTATGGCGCAGTTTGCGCTGGGCTGCTTTCACACCAAAGGTGTTGATGTTGATTACGACCTCGCCACCGCATTTTACTGGTTCAAACGCGCTGCTGAGCAGCACTTTGCTGATGCCTATATTCATGTAGCTGCATGCTATGCACGAGGTGAAGGTGTTGAATCAGACCTCAACCGCGCAATCATGTGGTATGCTAAAGCCGCAAAGCATGGGGATGCTGTGGCGCAGAACAATATGGGCTACTATTACACCACAGGTATTGGTGTTGTTCAGGATGAGGAAAAAGCGACATTCTGGTATTACCATGCAGCTAAACAGGGGCATGCCATTGCGCAGTATAACCTTGCAGAACGTTACAGAACAGGCAGCTCTGTTCCACAAAACGTTGTAGAAGCCGCTTACTTATATCTAGAATCTGCCAAACAAGGTGACAGAGATGCTCAATTCCGTATTGCCATGTGCTATAAATACGGCGAGGGGGTAGAAAAGAGCATAGAACAATTCATCTACTGGATTGAGGAAGCAGCGCGGCAAGGGCAGCGAGATGCTATCCGCGAAATCAGTGCATATGCCACTCCGGATATTCCGCCCCAAGAACCAAGCCAGAATGCGAAGCCTCAGACCATAGAGTAA
- a CDS encoding YhcH/YjgK/YiaL family protein codes for MILDVLDHAAQYESLSPFFAKAFSFLNREDLRELADGQYAIEGKKLFATVVRDKGRAAAGAKLEAHDDYIDIHFVLRGTERMGWKSRRLVTAGAEKPNEDQDLYFYDEEPASWATVESGAFAIFFPEDAHMPMVADGDIHKVILKVAVVA; via the coding sequence ATGATTTTAGATGTGCTAGACCATGCTGCGCAATATGAGTCTTTGTCGCCGTTTTTTGCGAAGGCTTTTTCCTTTTTGAACAGAGAAGATTTACGCGAATTAGCGGACGGGCAGTATGCCATTGAGGGAAAGAAACTTTTTGCAACAGTTGTGCGAGATAAGGGTAGGGCAGCTGCCGGAGCAAAGCTGGAAGCGCATGACGACTATATTGATATTCATTTTGTGTTGCGGGGAACCGAACGCATGGGGTGGAAATCCCGTAGACTGGTAACAGCTGGTGCTGAAAAGCCAAATGAAGATCAGGATCTTTATTTTTATGATGAAGAACCGGCAAGCTGGGCTACTGTTGAATCTGGAGCGTTTGCGATATTTTTTCCTGAAGATGCGCACATGCCGATGGTTGCAGATGGCGACATCCATAAGGTTATACTCAAAGTTGCTGTCGTTGCATAA
- a CDS encoding LysR family transcriptional regulator, with product MRIHLWLETSSGVLIGQGRLQLLEYIEHTGSLSAAAKALGMSYRAAWGKIKASEKILGIKLLEQQAGKGSAAQLSTAAKHLIASYKDWLTNVEQYALSSAAEHFGYAPNKYWSIKDLPPPVISQK from the coding sequence ATGAGAATTCACCTCTGGCTCGAAACCTCTTCAGGGGTTCTTATCGGGCAAGGCAGGTTACAGTTGCTAGAATACATAGAGCATACTGGTTCACTTAGTGCTGCTGCCAAAGCTTTAGGAATGTCTTACAGAGCAGCCTGGGGCAAAATTAAAGCATCAGAAAAAATCCTCGGTATAAAACTGCTGGAGCAACAAGCTGGCAAAGGCTCTGCGGCTCAGCTGAGCACAGCAGCAAAACACCTTATCGCATCATATAAAGATTGGCTGACCAATGTAGAGCAGTACGCGCTGTCTTCGGCTGCCGAACACTTCGGGTATGCGCCTAATAAGTATTGGTCAATAAAAGACCTTCCTCCGCCAGTTATTTCTCAAAAATAA
- the fdnG gene encoding formate dehydrogenase-N subunit alpha, with product MSYTRRGFLKLTSAGVACLSLGQLGFDLKEAQAYATSLKTKGAKEVITICPFCSVSCHIIAHVRDGKLISTEGDPDFPVNEGALCAKGAALLSMSRNEHRVKKPMYRAPYSDKWVEKDWDWMLSKIARRVKETRDKELIVKNDKGQTVNRLESMFLLGTSHASNEECALIHQAMRSLGVVHMDHQARIUHSATVAALGESFGRGAMTNHWIDIKNADSILIIGSNAAEHHPISFKWVLRAKDAGASVMHVDPKFSRTSARSDFHVPIRSGTDIAFMGGMIHYVLENEKYFKDYVVNYTNAPYIVSEDFEFNDGLFSGYDPKNRIYDQSTWKFDLDSKGIPKKDESLKHPRCVFNLLRNHFSRYNIDNVSSVTGVSKDNLQKVYSTFSSTGKADRAGTIMYALGWTQHTVGVQNIRSAAILQLLLGNIGVAGGGINALRGEPNVQGSTDHTLLYHIIPGYMAMPKADWQTYAEYNKANTPVSNDSQSANWWQHKPKYFTSLLKAWYGENATDKNGYCYSLLPKIEKGEDYSYMFLFDRMFNNQIKGGFIIGLNPMNSVPNSNKLRKALDNLDWLVTQELHHSETTDNWQRPDADPTKIKTEVFLLPSAHRVEKEGTVTNSGRWIGWHDKAIEPEAEARSFGAAFHPLMNEIRGLYKKEGGTLPEAITLLNWPKTYDVEYWTRLINGQFTKDTVVKGKKYKKGQQVPSFTALSDKGETMSLNWLYAGSYTEEDGNKSKRRNPEQTEMQANIGLYPNWAWCWPVNRRILYNRASVNADGMPLNPKKAVIKWDGKKWIGDVPDGGWKPLSSGNGRHPFIMSNHGHGQIFGPGRKDGPIPEHYEPVETPIDSHPFSKQLSSPVYKYVDSSMDKLAKPADPNFPIVLTTYSVTEHWCGGGETRNVPNLLEAEPQLYVEMSPELAKEKGIKNGDGVIVESIRGKVEAIAMVTVRIRPLQVKGKTVHLVGMPFCFGWTTPGTGDSTNRLTPSVGDPNTTIPEYKASCVNIRKADKLTEIEV from the coding sequence ATGAGTTATACGCGGCGAGGATTCCTAAAACTCACCAGCGCAGGGGTAGCATGCCTGTCCCTTGGTCAACTGGGGTTTGATTTGAAAGAAGCGCAAGCATATGCGACTTCGCTCAAAACCAAAGGTGCCAAAGAAGTCATCACAATCTGTCCTTTCTGTTCTGTAAGCTGTCACATCATTGCACATGTACGCGATGGAAAGCTCATCAGTACAGAAGGTGATCCAGATTTCCCAGTCAACGAAGGCGCACTATGTGCTAAAGGTGCTGCGCTTCTTTCCATGTCACGTAACGAGCATAGAGTTAAAAAGCCTATGTATCGTGCTCCATACAGTGACAAATGGGTAGAAAAAGATTGGGACTGGATGCTTTCCAAGATTGCCCGCAGAGTCAAAGAAACCCGTGATAAAGAACTTATCGTAAAAAATGATAAAGGTCAGACTGTAAACCGTCTGGAATCCATGTTCCTGCTTGGTACTTCGCATGCAAGCAACGAAGAATGTGCCCTTATCCATCAAGCCATGCGTAGCCTCGGTGTCGTCCACATGGACCACCAGGCGCGTATCTGACACAGCGCAACTGTAGCGGCTCTGGGAGAGTCGTTCGGACGCGGTGCAATGACAAACCATTGGATCGACATTAAAAATGCCGATTCAATCCTCATCATCGGCAGTAATGCCGCTGAACACCATCCAATTTCCTTTAAATGGGTATTACGGGCTAAAGACGCAGGGGCATCAGTGATGCATGTTGACCCTAAATTCTCCCGTACATCCGCCCGTTCAGATTTCCATGTCCCTATCCGTTCCGGCACAGATATCGCCTTTATGGGCGGTATGATTCACTACGTGCTTGAAAACGAAAAATACTTCAAAGACTATGTTGTAAACTACACCAACGCTCCATACATCGTAAGCGAAGACTTTGAATTTAATGACGGTCTGTTTAGCGGATATGACCCTAAGAATCGTATTTACGATCAAAGCACATGGAAATTTGATCTCGATTCCAAAGGTATTCCGAAAAAAGACGAGTCCCTCAAACACCCTCGGTGTGTTTTCAATCTCTTGCGAAACCACTTCTCACGATACAATATTGATAACGTCTCTTCTGTTACCGGTGTATCAAAAGATAATCTGCAAAAGGTATACTCCACATTCAGCTCAACAGGTAAGGCTGATCGTGCGGGTACTATCATGTACGCTCTCGGCTGGACTCAGCATACAGTGGGTGTGCAAAATATCCGTAGTGCTGCAATCCTACAGTTACTCCTTGGTAATATTGGTGTTGCTGGCGGTGGTATCAACGCATTGCGCGGGGAACCTAACGTACAGGGTTCTACTGACCATACCCTGCTCTACCATATTATCCCGGGCTATATGGCAATGCCTAAAGCCGACTGGCAGACATATGCAGAGTACAACAAAGCGAACACACCTGTTTCCAACGATTCACAAAGTGCAAACTGGTGGCAGCATAAGCCGAAGTACTTCACTAGCTTGTTAAAAGCTTGGTACGGCGAAAACGCTACTGATAAAAACGGCTACTGTTACAGCTTGCTCCCTAAAATTGAAAAGGGAGAAGACTATTCCTACATGTTCCTGTTTGACCGGATGTTCAACAACCAGATCAAAGGTGGCTTTATCATCGGTCTTAACCCTATGAACAGCGTGCCGAACTCTAACAAGTTGCGCAAAGCACTTGATAATTTGGACTGGCTGGTAACACAGGAACTGCACCACTCAGAAACTACAGACAACTGGCAGCGTCCAGATGCCGACCCTACAAAAATCAAAACCGAAGTCTTCCTGCTGCCTTCTGCACACCGTGTAGAAAAAGAAGGTACAGTAACCAACTCCGGTCGTTGGATTGGTTGGCACGACAAAGCAATTGAGCCGGAAGCTGAAGCCCGTTCCTTCGGTGCTGCATTCCATCCGCTGATGAATGAAATTCGTGGATTATACAAAAAAGAAGGCGGTACACTACCGGAAGCAATCACCCTGCTTAACTGGCCGAAGACATATGACGTTGAGTATTGGACACGCCTTATCAATGGTCAGTTCACCAAAGACACTGTTGTTAAAGGCAAAAAATACAAAAAAGGTCAGCAGGTTCCATCCTTTACCGCTTTGAGTGACAAAGGTGAAACCATGTCGCTCAACTGGCTCTACGCTGGTAGCTATACAGAAGAAGACGGAAACAAATCTAAACGCCGTAACCCAGAACAAACAGAGATGCAGGCTAACATTGGTCTGTACCCTAACTGGGCTTGGTGCTGGCCTGTAAACCGCCGCATTCTCTACAATAGAGCCTCAGTGAATGCTGACGGCATGCCGCTTAATCCTAAAAAAGCTGTCATCAAGTGGGATGGTAAAAAATGGATAGGTGATGTGCCAGACGGCGGCTGGAAACCACTCTCCAGCGGCAATGGCAGACATCCGTTCATCATGAGTAATCATGGACACGGTCAGATATTCGGTCCGGGCAGAAAAGACGGTCCAATACCTGAACATTATGAGCCAGTTGAAACACCAATTGATTCTCATCCGTTCTCAAAACAGCTCAGCAGTCCGGTATACAAATATGTGGATAGTTCTATGGATAAGCTTGCTAAACCGGCTGATCCTAACTTCCCTATTGTTCTCACCACCTACAGCGTTACCGAACACTGGTGCGGCGGTGGTGAAACTCGAAACGTACCGAACCTGCTTGAAGCTGAGCCGCAGCTCTACGTTGAGATGAGTCCGGAACTGGCTAAAGAAAAAGGTATCAAAAACGGTGACGGTGTCATTGTTGAAAGTATTCGCGGCAAAGTTGAAGCCATCGCCATGGTTACAGTCCGTATCCGCCCTCTTCAGGTCAAAGGTAAAACTGTTCACCTTGTGGGCATGCCTTTCTGCTTCGGCTGGACAACACCGGGAACAGGCGACTCAACAAACAGGCTTACTCCTTCGGTAGGTGACCCGAATACAACTATTCCAGAATACAAGGCTAGTTGCGTCAATATTCGTAAAGCAGACAAGCTTACCGAAATTGAAGTGTAG
- a CDS encoding 4Fe-4S dicluster domain-containing protein produces the protein MSKAFLIDTTRCTACRGCQIACKEWHELPANKTKQVGTHQNPPDLNVNNYKLVRFSEHLDGETITWNFFPDQCRHCVEPPCQGASDTVEEGAIIKDEATGAVIFTEKMKQFSDEDLQYVRESCPYDIPRWDAKTKRPGKCNMCIDRIQEGKLPACVHACPTGGMNFGDREEMLALAQTRLAKVKKEHPKAMLVDPEDVSVIYLLAEAPERYHTHVVAQAPVPTSRRQLFASLRTSVTSVSKS, from the coding sequence ATGTCAAAAGCCTTTCTTATAGACACCACACGGTGCACGGCTTGTCGGGGCTGCCAGATTGCTTGCAAAGAATGGCATGAGCTACCCGCAAATAAAACAAAACAGGTTGGCACACATCAGAACCCACCTGATTTAAACGTAAATAACTACAAACTGGTACGCTTCAGTGAACATCTGGACGGGGAAACCATCACATGGAACTTCTTCCCCGATCAGTGCCGTCACTGTGTCGAACCTCCTTGTCAGGGAGCATCCGACACTGTGGAAGAAGGGGCTATCATTAAGGATGAAGCTACAGGCGCAGTTATCTTCACAGAAAAAATGAAACAATTTTCTGACGAAGACCTGCAATATGTTCGAGAGTCATGCCCGTACGATATCCCACGCTGGGATGCAAAAACAAAACGTCCGGGTAAATGCAATATGTGTATCGACAGAATTCAGGAAGGCAAACTTCCAGCATGTGTGCATGCATGTCCGACTGGGGGCATGAACTTTGGCGACAGAGAAGAAATGCTCGCACTTGCACAAACACGACTCGCAAAAGTCAAAAAAGAGCACCCAAAAGCAATGCTTGTCGACCCTGAAGATGTCAGTGTCATCTATCTGCTTGCAGAAGCACCGGAGCGCTACCACACACATGTGGTTGCACAAGCACCTGTGCCTACATCGCGCAGACAGCTCTTTGCCTCTTTGCGTACCTCTGTAACATCTGTGTCCAAGTCCTAG
- a CDS encoding formate dehydrogenase accessory protein FdhE, with translation MQNVATTSTAPLSVSQTLHTACERHPALATLITHFSALYSAHAELIPKLTEKMAEDANCPEPVLHKGRLQQGVPVLADASLEWAESYYPDIAEGLFEPLSQIGTMQQSVELYQTAIADKKLSITDLLSAVQDSNESALTQHAATAGMEYGTLLFITQQILHSLLSAYVAVHNAAFEKIFWREAYCPVCGSFPDISTLQRPDPDQSEFLAGGGGKKMMHCSTCSHEWHFRRGTCPACNHDEVGAIHYFHVEDNSAERVEYCEKCKTYLNNIDLRNSTTTPDLTVAPLTLIHLDMQAAQKKLKPLVRSLWNTF, from the coding sequence ATGCAAAATGTTGCCACTACTTCAACCGCCCCTCTTTCAGTTTCACAAACATTACATACTGCATGTGAAAGACATCCTGCGCTTGCAACGCTTATTACACATTTTTCCGCACTCTATTCTGCCCATGCCGAACTTATCCCAAAACTTACTGAAAAAATGGCAGAAGATGCAAACTGTCCTGAACCTGTCCTGCATAAAGGACGCCTCCAACAAGGCGTGCCTGTTCTGGCAGATGCGTCCCTTGAGTGGGCGGAAAGCTATTACCCTGACATCGCTGAAGGACTCTTTGAGCCACTATCACAAATCGGCACAATGCAGCAGTCTGTTGAGCTCTATCAAACCGCTATTGCAGATAAAAAACTATCCATCACTGATCTGCTCAGTGCTGTACAAGATTCCAACGAATCTGCACTCACGCAACACGCAGCAACAGCAGGTATGGAATACGGCACGCTGCTTTTCATCACACAACAAATTTTGCATAGCCTGCTCAGCGCCTACGTTGCTGTCCATAACGCAGCATTTGAAAAAATCTTCTGGCGAGAAGCCTATTGCCCTGTCTGTGGCTCTTTTCCAGATATAAGCACCTTGCAACGCCCCGATCCCGATCAATCCGAATTCCTCGCAGGCGGCGGCGGTAAAAAAATGATGCACTGTTCTACCTGCTCACATGAATGGCATTTCCGTCGCGGAACCTGTCCCGCTTGCAATCATGATGAAGTCGGCGCAATTCACTACTTCCACGTAGAAGACAATTCCGCAGAGCGCGTAGAATACTGCGAAAAATGCAAAACGTATCTCAACAATATTGACTTACGTAATTCTACCACAACACCGGATCTTACAGTTGCGCCATTAACATTGATTCACCTTGATATGCAGGCTGCACAGAAAAAGCTTAAACCACTCGTACGCAGTCTATGGAACACTTTTTAG
- the fdhD gene encoding formate dehydrogenase accessory sulfurtransferase FdhD → MPNVSAAKPCSIHQQMVTRTILRYREQKVHPSDDNILVEAPLAITLNSVPIAKLECTPGNEVALALGFCITEQLISTTEQVELAHCKSMVEGTEVALTIQGGVKRVYRILQRKGVRISSSCYGNNSGILPNMYTLAGHDCMLTPAQLYGLQKESEACQELFRNTGATHFCALYDKNLSLIAYSEDVGRHNALDKSIGQTMQSGHIHGIRLILLSSRVSHEMVRKSAAVNSQIIAGFSAVTSSAIRLAEQTNRTLLGFVRNGRMNIYSHSERLGFSSPKPQMLREPTTVNYAL, encoded by the coding sequence ATGCCAAACGTATCAGCAGCAAAACCCTGTTCCATACATCAACAAATGGTTACCCGAACTATTTTGCGATACCGCGAACAGAAGGTACACCCATCGGACGATAACATCCTTGTGGAAGCTCCGCTTGCCATCACGTTAAATTCTGTCCCCATTGCTAAGCTGGAATGTACTCCGGGGAACGAAGTCGCGCTTGCTTTAGGCTTTTGCATTACGGAACAACTTATTTCCACAACTGAACAAGTCGAGCTAGCCCATTGCAAAAGTATGGTGGAGGGAACTGAAGTAGCTCTTACCATACAAGGTGGCGTCAAACGTGTGTATCGAATCCTTCAACGCAAGGGGGTACGCATCAGTAGCTCCTGCTATGGCAACAATTCAGGTATTCTTCCGAACATGTACACGCTTGCTGGACATGACTGCATGCTCACCCCTGCGCAACTCTACGGACTGCAAAAAGAGTCTGAAGCATGTCAGGAACTGTTCCGCAACACAGGCGCAACACACTTCTGCGCCCTGTACGACAAGAACCTTTCGCTGATTGCGTATAGCGAGGATGTAGGACGGCATAATGCTCTGGACAAATCCATCGGGCAGACAATGCAGTCCGGTCACATTCACGGCATCCGGCTTATCCTCCTTTCCTCACGGGTCAGCCATGAGATGGTACGCAAATCCGCTGCGGTTAATTCTCAGATTATTGCAGGATTCTCTGCCGTAACCAGCTCGGCAATCCGCCTTGCAGAACAAACCAACAGGACTCTGCTGGGCTTTGTACGTAATGGTCGCATGAACATCTATTCCCATAGCGAACGACTGGGCTTTTCATCTCCAAAACCGCAAATGCTGCGGGAACCAACAACCGTTAATTACGCTTTGTAA